ACGAAGGATTGATAGAGCGTTATAACTCCGAAGCTTTTGACAGCCTTGCCCGGGCCTTCACTGAGAGGCTGGCCTCCCTGGGCAAGTGACCGGCCATGAAGGATGGCTGCATCCTGCCTGTTGGGCTTGCTGCATCGCTCTCTGACCCCGCTGGCTCTCCTCGTGTGTCATTAGCCGATTATGTCATTCCCGTGCAAAAGGGAATCCAGGTTGGGGGATGCCTCTGATTTTCTCTATCTACAATGCGGATTGTGCTACAGGGCTTCTGGGCCCTATAGGTTGCTGATCGGGTGGGCAGAGATGTGTACCTTTTCCTTTGCCCATTCCTTACCAGCTTTGTGTTGACTACTAGGCCATTGGTATGGCTGTTCCCGTAGCTTTGGCGATGAGCTTGCCCTCCTGATTGGTCACTGTCATCTCTGCGATATCCACTCGCCTTCCCTTACGCAAAACCCGACACTCGGCGGTAAGCTCATCCTCCGGTGATGCCGCGGCGATAAAGTGAATGTTGAATTGGGTGGCGATGCTGGGACGGCCCATGGAGTTAACAGCAAAGGCAAAAGCCTGGTCAGCTACAGACATGACGATGCCGCCAAAGATGAACTGATTGAAGGTAAGGTATCCCGGTCGCAGCTTCATGGTCACCTTGGCGTGACCTGGTGCCAGTTCGAGCAGTTTCATATCCAGAAAGGAGCTGATAGGCTCCTTTTCTATCTTCGCTTTGAACTCTGCCAGGTTATCTTGGGCTTCATTGCCTGCTGACATTTGCCCTGCCTATCATCACCACAGTCCACTTATTGTTACTCAGGGCGTCCTCTTCCCAACCAGCCATTGTTCTAATGAAGCATACCCCCTTTGGCACACGACATCCAAAAGTGCTGCAATGGCAACTTCAGGACTTTTTGGCAGCCTTGGCACCAGCGATCTTGGCATCCATAAAAAGCTTGAAGGCTTCGCGCGAGTTATAGGTGAACTTGAATCCGGTCGTCTTGGTGAGCTTCTCGGTGTTGACCAGTATCGGGTACTTCATGTACTCGAGACCGCCGGCCGGGGATTTCTTCTGGATACGCAGTGCCCAACTGATGCTTATCAGTGGTGACCAGACCCACGAAGGAAGACCGAGAGACGGTTTGCCAGTAGCCCTCAGCATATCTCTGTAGCTCACAGACCCATCGGCGCCTGCGTTGAAGATCCCCGCGCGCCTTTCTTTGAGCAGAGTTACTACCAGTCTGGCCAGGTCTTGCTCGTATATGAATTGCCACCCTGGATTATACCCGGCACAGTACATCGTTATTGGCATGAACAGAACATTCAGACCCGAGGGACCGGCCTCCGGCCCTGTCACTGATACGACGCGCACAATGGTCACGCACTGCTTCGGGTGAGCCTTCCCGTACTCCTGAAACATCAGGTCAACCTCGGTTTTGTCTTCACCATAGGGGAAATTGGGAGTGGGCTTCAGTGGCTGATCTTCGGTGATCAGTGCGGGATTATCACGGTGCGCCCCATAAACGGTATGGCTGCTTTGGTAGAAAAGGGCTTCCACCGACGTCGCCTCGCAAGCGTGCAGGAAACTCTGTGTCCCACCTATATTGATGCCGTGGGCATCAACGTGGGTTTTTGGCGGGACAATGAAAGCCAGGTGCAACGCCGTGTCCACCTTGTTTTGAGCGAAGATGTCAATTAAGGACTCACGTACATCCCGCGAATAGAACTTGAGCTTGCTAGTGGAGTAACTGGGCGGCCTGATGTCTATGCCAACAACAGTCTCCACTTCCTTTTCCTCATCCAGCCTTTTGAGTAGCTGGGCACCCAGATAGCCCGAGACCCCCGTTATAACGACGCTTCTCACCTTTGCCTCCTTGATTTGCTTTCTACTGGGTGATATCACCCTCCATGCATGAAACCCGATCAGCAATGCAGGGTACGCAGAATTTCTCCCCAGTTGGCCGAGAGTATGACTTGCCCAGCGACCCGATGTCAAGTTGCGAATAGAAT
The sequence above is a segment of the Chloroflexota bacterium genome. Coding sequences within it:
- a CDS encoding PaaI family thioesterase encodes the protein MSAGNEAQDNLAEFKAKIEKEPISSFLDMKLLELAPGHAKVTMKLRPGYLTFNQFIFGGIVMSVADQAFAFAVNSMGRPSIATQFNIHFIAAASPEDELTAECRVLRKGRRVDIAEMTVTNQEGKLIAKATGTAIPMA
- a CDS encoding NAD-dependent epimerase/dehydratase family protein, encoding MRSVVITGVSGYLGAQLLKRLDEEKEVETVVGIDIRPPSYSTSKLKFYSRDVRESLIDIFAQNKVDTALHLAFIVPPKTHVDAHGINIGGTQSFLHACEATSVEALFYQSSHTVYGAHRDNPALITEDQPLKPTPNFPYGEDKTEVDLMFQEYGKAHPKQCVTIVRVVSVTGPEAGPSGLNVLFMPITMYCAGYNPGWQFIYEQDLARLVVTLLKERRAGIFNAGADGSVSYRDMLRATGKPSLGLPSWVWSPLISISWALRIQKKSPAGGLEYMKYPILVNTEKLTKTTGFKFTYNSREAFKLFMDAKIAGAKAAKKS